Genomic DNA from bacterium:
TCAGCCATGTTCCCGGCCTTTTTGAAAAAGCGCGGTTAGCTATCATGGCGGAGGATCGCAAATCGCTTGAGTATGCCGCACATACGATGAAATCCAGTGCCGGAAACTTGGGAGCTGTCTACTTGCTCGATTCTGCCCGAATATTAGAAATGGCGTCGGAGCAGAGTTCTTTTCCGGAGATTAAAGTTGTGTTTGAAGAATTTTGTGATGAGT
This window encodes:
- a CDS encoding Hpt domain-containing protein, which produces MLYYRMLGQDEMTELDPDSNKLLAMLDKGIVDPVAVLRLTRMGGEVFLGKMIDTYFSHVPGLFEKARLAIMAEDRKSLEYAAHTMKSSAGNLGAVYLLDSARILEMASEQSSFPEIKVVFEEFCDE